The Brettanomyces bruxellensis chromosome 8, complete sequence genome segment GAAACAGCTCGATTAGATATAGCATTACCGCAAAATAGCAGCACAGCAgacaaaagcaaaaatgcCCGCCGGAGTTGGTGCACAGCCGAGAAGTGCAGCCGTCCAGAACGGTTCGCCAAGGCTTGTGgtgaaagaagaatcaaGTGTATCGAATAAAGTTGATGGAGGGTATCCTCCCAGTCTTCCACACGTGACAGACAACCTCACACCTCTCTCGGATGCACTCCGGAGACAGGCCCAGTACACGTATCGGGAGCTGAGCACATTCATGAAGTCGTTGGAGTCGTCGAGTGTGTCGGACAACGAGAAAAAACGGAAGTTTCTGGATCTGTTGGTGTCTTTGCGGGAGAATTTCATCAGACTTTACGTGATATCGAAGTGGGCCCGAGACGCAACGGAGATACAGAAACTGATTGATTTGTTTGCGTGGTTACGGGACCAGGGCCAGGCGATTACGAATGCTTTGGGCCAGCTGGGAAACATGAAGCAGTCTCTAGTGTCTGCAAAAGTGCCGAATCCGGATATTTCGACTGCCCTCGAGGTTTTGGTGCAGGGAAGGCCGCAACTTCCGACGCATGACTTCCTTCCTGCCGAGAAGGTGCCGCAGGAGCTCATTCTTGACACGTTGAGGCGGTTGGACATTGCGATATCGGTGAAAATGGCTCTGGCCACAAACCAGGATCTGCCAAGGCAATTCTACAATTACGAGGTGCGAGATGGACGCGTGATAATGGACGTGCACGGATCATTCGAGTGTGCACTCTCATTGGCTAGCGATGCTTCACCTGAAGCCGGTTCGTTGTCCGATTTGCCATTTTGCCTCGTGGACTTCAAGTTAGGATTCCGGACggaaaacttgaagattGTGCTGTCAAAAACTGCACTCCCGCAGCAGACGTTTGTGCATCTGGAGCGGGTTGCGAACATGGAGCTTGCCCGGGGTGGGTTGGTGGGGTTGTATGAGCTGTTGCACGAGTATGCACTATCGTGCAAGCTTTTCATGCTCCACCGGCAGCTTTTGAAGCTGAGAATGGGTCTTTGGAGGGGCCATCTTTCGCACAGCTACAGTGCGGAGCGGGGCATTATTGTGATTTCGTACTGGCTGAAGAGAAGAGGTGCGTCTTCCCGGATTGAGATAGGCCGGGTGAGAGCTGCTGAAGGTGAGGAGATGGAAAAGGGAGAAGTGAGGGATGGGGTGAGGGATGGACTTAAGAGTGGAGATAAGAGTGGAGATAAGAGTGGAGATAATAATGCAGATAAGAATGGAGATAATAATGCAGCCAATGCAGTTAATAATGACActaaaagaataaagacACTGGGTGCAGCATGCGGATCGACTCTCGGGCTCAGATGGGTGAGAGAAAACAAAGTGTGCGATTTGCATGGGGTGGAGCTCGGCGGGGCCGAcgggtcgatcgacgttGAGCGGGTGATCCGGCAGATTATCGGCATCCACATCGACGACGAGCTGAAGGAGCTCCGGTCGAAACTTGTGGCTTCGATCGAGAATGCGGAGCGGTTTTGCCACATCCAGAAGCACGATCTTGTGTTTGATGTGAACCACAGGCGGACGGTCATCTACAACATCAGCCTGCTTTCCGGGCAGGGCTGTTTCCAGCATCCTACTCCCGGCATGGCCCGGGTAGTGAGCCAGATCAACAGGAACCCGGCAGATAATGCATTTGTTGGATTGTTGAGGCTTCGGCTGCTGACCCAGGACCAGGATCTCGGCACAGTACTCAGTGCCACCGGGTGGGCCCCGGTTCCTGGGATCCAGATGTCCCTGCAGGAGTCCGGGCTCGATGCCGATTTGAGCCAGCTCAAAAACACATCTTTGGCCCCGCAACTCGCCGCGGTGCGATTTTTCGCCCGGAATGGATGGCCCAGGGGATTTTTCTTGGCTGCCGCGGTATTCGGGTTCTCCACCAGGCCACAGTTCTGGATCTGCCGGCTCTCCTCATGCCAAGGATGCTGGAAGGTTCTATGGGCTGGATCCGTGCATCTGCCGCCGAAAATCGACCAGTCACAACAATTCTCCTTCGCCGGATTGGACCACCTTGCCGGAATCTGCACCTCCAAACTCGTCTGCCACTTGATCGTCAACGAGCTCCGGGAAATGCACTGCAAGGTGAAGAGATTGCACCCGGACACCGACCGGGCCGCAGCCGACTTCGTCCGACGCGTCGCTGGTGATGcggtcgatcgacgcgatGTATCACAATCCGTGCTCCTTCTCAGCAATCGGTCCCTGTTCGCGATCCCAGGAGTCCGCAATTCTCTGCTCCTCGTCGCGTCGATCGATGCGACTGCCACCCTCCGCGTCGCCGTCCACGGCCGCCTCTGCGACACCTCCCGGCTTGGCACCTTAGCCCACTCGCTAAACGGCATCTCCGGTATTTCTGGCCTCGCCTCTCACTCTACATCCGTGAACCTTGACCAGGATACCCGCATTTTCACCATTCGCAGTACCATGAACCTAAAGGAGAGGTGGATCAGCCACGACAGGGCAAGTTCAGCCTCTGATACTCCTCCAGGCTCTCTTTCGGATCTTGACGATACCCCAGCGTT includes the following:
- a CDS encoding uncharacterized protein (BUSCO:EOG09260NAN), coding for MPAGVGAQPRSAAVQNGSPRLVVKEESSVSNKVDGGYPPSLPHVTDNLTPLSDALRRQAQYTYRELSTFMKSLESSSVSDNEKKRKFLDLLVSLRENFIRLYVISKWARDATEIQKLIDLFAWLRDQGQAITNALGQLGNMKQSLVSAKVPNPDISTALEVLVQGRPQLPTHDFLPAEKVPQELILDTLRRLDIAISVKMALATNQDLPRQFYNYEVRDGRVIMDVHGSFECALSLASDASPEAGSLSDLPFCLVDFKLGFRTENLKIVLSKTALPQQTFVHLERVANMELARGGLVGLYELLHEYALSCKLFMLHRQLLKLRMGLWRGHLSHSYSAERGIIVISYWLKRRGASSRIEIGRVRAAEGEEMEKGEVRDGVRDGLKSGDKSGDKSGDNNADKNGDNNAANAVNNDTKRIKTLGAACGSTLGLRWVRENKVCDLHGVELGGADGSIDVERVIRQIIGIHIDDELKELRSKLVASIENAERFCHIQKHDLVFDVNHRRTVIYNISLLSGQGCFQHPTPGMARVVSQINRNPADNAFVGLLRLRLLTQDQDLGTVLSATGWAPVPGIQMSLQESGLDADLSQLKNTSLAPQLAAVRFFARNGWPRGFFLAAAVFGFSTRPQFWICRLSSCQGCWKVLWAGSVHLPPKIDQSQQFSFAGLDHLAGICTSKLVCHLIVNELREMHCKVKRLHPDTDRAAADFVRRVAGDAVDRRDVSQSVLLLSNRSLFAIPGVRNSLLLVASIDATATLRVAVHGRLCDTSRLGTLAHSLNGISGISGLASHSTSVNLDQDTRIFTIRSTMNLKERWISHDRASSASDTPPGSLSDLDDTPALASTILAAPLTVLRQLSGLLSLFQLVGSDPQLKLRAVTLDKVCFQYGENANESITLKLKAGAAIPDTPDADLPRGLGSSNESVSLELADGNPHLLCVPRLKQLVSSGFNYEKIRMLIVYLRLTLPLYRVHASLLKLRNDQLDRFNEKNADPAVPVSKMQMFPSLGFTLSLYQMEMMRILYYKLIAKKGDKKQKLQRLVCGLDIQLKHKHHRMSLSGSVYLITLSSPLDSTSPNSPSSQSTSSSTISDSSDLSVRTALMGISKFMNQYFSGEKQIPVKSSALDGELPVVYLKTGLVCKSVYLEQIVNFLHAKMLEAFADEK